A portion of the Hoylesella buccalis ATCC 35310 genome contains these proteins:
- the purE gene encoding 5-(carboxyamino)imidazole ribonucleotide mutase, translating to MKPLVSIIMGSTSDLPVMEKACKFLNDLKIPFEVNALSAHRTPAAVEEFAKEAANRGIKVIIAAAGMAAALPGVIAANTTLPVIGVPIKGMLDGLDAMLSIIQMPPGIPVATVGVNASMNAAILAVEMLALTDEAIAQKIKDHKAGLGAKITKANADLAQIKDYEYKTN from the coding sequence ATGAAACCATTAGTAAGCATCATCATGGGTAGCACAAGCGATCTCCCAGTCATGGAGAAAGCATGTAAGTTTCTAAACGACCTAAAAATACCCTTTGAAGTAAACGCTTTGTCGGCTCACCGCACGCCTGCTGCCGTTGAAGAGTTTGCCAAAGAGGCCGCAAACAGAGGTATCAAAGTAATTATAGCCGCTGCCGGAATGGCTGCTGCACTGCCTGGTGTGATTGCCGCCAACACCACATTGCCCGTCATCGGCGTTCCTATTAAAGGGATGCTGGATGGCTTAGACGCCATGCTCAGCATCATACAGATGCCACCGGGCATTCCAGTTGCCACGGTAGGAGTTAACGCTTCCATGAACGCTGCTATCCTTGCGGTGGAGATGTTGGCACTGACAGACGAAGCGATTGCGCAAAAAATCAAAGATCATAAAGCTGGATTGGGTGCCAAAATCACGAAAGCAAATGCTGATTTGGCACAAATAAAAGATTACGAATACAAGACTAACTAA
- a CDS encoding phosphatase PAP2 family protein, producing the protein MKEKNIILAARTISIVFTPFYLPVLGLVALFMLSYLNRLVPWYYKLTVIMMVYLFTVLLPTLLIHLYRKYQGWTLHELGMKERRMVPYIISIVCYFACYYIMNLYHIPHFISSILITALAIQIICALINVWWKISTHSAAIGGVTGALMSFALLFHFNPTWWLCLAILFAGLVGSSRIILKQHTLSQVNVGFIVGLISAFYIISMI; encoded by the coding sequence ATGAAAGAAAAGAACATTATTTTGGCCGCTCGGACGATTAGCATCGTCTTCACACCTTTCTATCTGCCCGTGCTTGGGTTGGTAGCACTATTCATGTTGAGTTATCTCAACAGGTTGGTTCCTTGGTATTACAAGCTGACTGTCATCATGATGGTGTATCTTTTCACTGTATTGCTGCCAACCTTGTTGATACACCTATATCGAAAATACCAGGGATGGACACTACACGAGCTGGGAATGAAGGAGCGACGAATGGTGCCTTACATTATCTCGATTGTGTGTTACTTCGCATGTTACTACATCATGAACCTGTATCACATCCCACATTTCATCAGCAGTATCCTCATCACGGCACTCGCCATCCAGATTATCTGTGCGCTCATCAACGTCTGGTGGAAGATATCTACCCACTCGGCAGCCATCGGTGGCGTAACAGGCGCATTGATGTCGTTTGCCTTGTTGTTTCACTTCAATCCTACTTGGTGGCTCTGTTTGGCCATCTTGTTCGCAGGATTGGTGGGGTCGAGCCGCATCATTCTCAAGCAACACACACTTTCACAGGTGAACGTTGGATTCATTGTGGGTCTGATATCCGCCTTCTATATAATCTCAATGATTTGA
- the rpoN gene encoding RNA polymerase factor sigma-54 has protein sequence MANKLIQTQEQRQQQVQRLSQQQMLQVKLLEMPLTELEESVNAELDDNPALEKAEGEERYEDETDGRDEREEDFAERTEREEREEALDKALENIGRDDEMPDAYGAYHPQDNADYEEIVYGDTKSFYDKLKEQMMMENLTDTQKDVMEYLIGSLDDDGYLRKDIESISDELAIYHNIDVTPTQIEEVLYILQGFDPAGIGARSLQECLLLQVERRPESKLKDILQQVVTRQFDAFTKKHWDKIQANLKLSDLQLQAVQEEIRKLNPKPGASMGETMGRNVQQITPDFIIDVDDNNNISFTLNQGKIPQLTISPSFSDMVDTYKNNKENMNRQEKEALLYAKQKVDKAQGFIDAIKQRRHTLYITMKAIIDWQRKFFIDGDESDLKPMILKDIADKTELDISTISRVSNIKYAQTKWGTFPLRFFFTDSYTTEDGEELSTRKIKLTLKEIIDHEDKRKPFSDEALAKELKKMGFPVARRTVAKYREQLGLSVARLRKE, from the coding sequence ATGGCCAACAAACTCATACAGACTCAAGAGCAACGACAACAGCAGGTACAGCGACTCTCGCAGCAACAAATGTTGCAAGTGAAGCTGTTGGAGATGCCATTGACCGAACTGGAGGAGAGCGTCAACGCCGAATTGGATGACAATCCGGCGTTGGAGAAAGCCGAAGGGGAGGAACGCTATGAGGATGAAACGGATGGCCGGGACGAACGCGAGGAAGATTTTGCCGAGCGAACTGAACGCGAAGAGCGCGAAGAAGCATTGGACAAAGCCCTGGAAAACATCGGCAGGGACGACGAGATGCCTGACGCTTACGGAGCCTATCATCCGCAAGACAACGCCGACTATGAGGAGATTGTCTACGGAGACACCAAATCTTTCTACGACAAACTGAAAGAGCAGATGATGATGGAGAACCTCACGGACACGCAAAAAGACGTGATGGAATACCTCATCGGTTCGCTCGACGATGACGGTTACCTGCGAAAGGATATAGAATCGATTAGTGACGAACTGGCCATTTACCACAACATCGACGTCACGCCCACGCAAATAGAGGAGGTGTTGTATATTCTGCAAGGGTTCGACCCTGCGGGCATCGGCGCCAGGTCGCTGCAAGAGTGTCTGCTGTTGCAGGTGGAAAGGCGTCCAGAGAGCAAACTCAAAGACATCTTGCAGCAAGTAGTGACTCGCCAGTTTGACGCGTTCACCAAGAAACATTGGGACAAAATACAGGCCAACCTCAAACTATCCGACTTGCAACTGCAAGCGGTTCAAGAAGAAATACGTAAGCTCAATCCCAAACCCGGCGCATCAATGGGCGAGACCATGGGCAGGAACGTCCAGCAAATCACGCCCGACTTTATCATCGACGTGGATGATAACAACAACATTTCGTTCACACTGAACCAAGGAAAAATTCCACAACTGACCATCTCTCCATCGTTTTCCGACATGGTAGACACCTACAAAAACAACAAGGAGAATATGAACCGGCAGGAAAAGGAAGCGCTGTTGTACGCCAAACAGAAAGTAGACAAGGCGCAAGGGTTCATCGATGCCATCAAACAACGCCGACATACGCTGTACATAACGATGAAAGCGATTATAGACTGGCAGCGTAAGTTCTTCATCGACGGTGACGAGTCAGACCTCAAACCCATGATTCTGAAAGACATTGCCGATAAGACCGAACTGGATATCTCTACCATCTCGCGCGTAAGCAACATCAAGTATGCACAGACGAAATGGGGCACTTTCCCGCTCAGATTCTTCTTCACCGACAGCTATACCACCGAAGATGGGGAAGAACTCTCTACCCGGAAAATCAAACTGACACTGAAAGAAATAATCGACCACGAGGACAAACGCAAGCCGTTCAGTGATGAGGCGCTGGCCAAGGAACTGAAAAAGATGGGATTTCCCGTAGCCCGACGCACCGTAGCCAAGTACAGAGAACAATTAGGGTTATCGGTTGCCCGGCTTAGGAAAGAATAA
- a CDS encoding histidine-type phosphatase, protein MNKTLIILSLCFCWITSNAQLSKTEIRNNPLLAANGYYAYPGPLKPQLTPAPKGYVPFYISHYGRHGSRYLIDPNDYNSPLRTLQQSDSLGKLTSLGKEVLRKVTLICNESKGRLGELTLRGAEQHQQIARRMFERFPEVLSGKINVDAKSSTVIRCILSMENALQQLAKLNPQLHITHDASAYDMPYLVYGDTALHKYKMPGNVKDIYEAFAKRHDNHVGVMNRIFKDESYWREHVDATRLNTQLYNLASNVQSTELRHQLSLLDLFTHDELYDAWLKTNAWWYINYGPSPLNGAVQPYSQRMLLRRIITDADSCVALSHPGATLRYGHDTMVMPLVCLLDINGYGKQIEDLERLDDENWLDYRIFPMACNLQFVFYRSQAHPHDILVKVLLNEDETTLPLPTDIAPYYHWDDFKTYYLNKIDQFQTKK, encoded by the coding sequence ATGAACAAAACTTTAATCATCCTGTCTTTGTGCTTTTGTTGGATTACCTCCAACGCTCAACTTTCTAAAACCGAGATTCGCAACAACCCTTTGTTGGCTGCCAACGGCTATTACGCTTATCCTGGTCCGCTCAAACCGCAGCTCACGCCCGCACCAAAGGGATATGTTCCGTTTTACATCAGTCATTATGGACGGCACGGTTCGCGCTATCTCATTGACCCAAACGATTACAACAGTCCGCTTCGCACGCTGCAACAGTCCGACAGCCTGGGAAAACTCACCTCTTTGGGCAAGGAGGTGTTGCGCAAAGTAACCCTGATTTGCAACGAGTCGAAAGGCCGATTGGGCGAGCTAACCTTACGCGGAGCCGAGCAACATCAGCAGATAGCGCGCCGCATGTTCGAGCGTTTTCCGGAAGTGCTGAGTGGAAAAATAAACGTAGATGCCAAGAGCAGCACCGTTATTCGCTGCATCTTGTCCATGGAAAATGCGTTGCAGCAGCTGGCAAAGCTCAATCCTCAACTGCACATCACGCACGATGCCAGTGCGTATGACATGCCCTATTTGGTGTATGGCGACACGGCTTTGCACAAATACAAAATGCCCGGAAACGTAAAAGATATCTACGAGGCCTTTGCCAAGCGACATGACAACCATGTAGGAGTGATGAACCGAATTTTCAAGGATGAAAGCTATTGGCGTGAACACGTCGACGCAACACGATTAAACACCCAACTTTACAACCTTGCCAGCAACGTGCAGAGCACCGAACTGCGCCACCAGCTGTCGCTCTTAGATCTCTTTACTCACGACGAGTTGTATGATGCTTGGCTCAAAACCAATGCGTGGTGGTACATCAACTATGGGCCGTCGCCCTTGAATGGCGCTGTTCAGCCCTATTCGCAACGCATGTTGCTGCGCCGCATCATCACCGATGCCGACAGTTGCGTGGCTCTCTCCCACCCCGGCGCAACGCTTCGTTACGGACACGACACGATGGTGATGCCCCTGGTGTGCCTGTTAGACATCAATGGTTACGGCAAACAGATTGAGGATTTGGAGCGTTTGGATGATGAGAATTGGCTGGATTACCGCATCTTCCCCATGGCCTGCAACCTACAGTTTGTGTTCTATCGCTCGCAAGCGCATCCACACGACATCCTCGTGAAGGTGCTTCTGAACGAAGACGAAACCACTCTACCCCTCCCGACCGACATCGCTCCCTATTATCATTGGGACGACTTTAAGACTTATTATCTGAACAAAATAGATCAATTTCAAACCAAGAAGTAG
- a CDS encoding TonB-dependent receptor, with amino-acid sequence MNKKEKLWLIILLSCMLMSNRTLVSAQDIEHIPRQHLKDTITLGEVVVKSKRQIVTPNSVSATLTQDDIARAAGKSLASMLENVSGVSMLQTGSNVAKPVIHGMYGNRILVVSRGAKLTGQQWGIDHAPEIDKNAFNDVVVVKGSESVRYGAEALGGIILMNAKPLPYGAPQMQADVMSYYGSNGRQMGTVGYMQGTMPFNRQIAWSLQGTFEHSGDRSTAAYLLNNTGMRQRNAVFSLGYQHNQWRIETGYSLFWQKMGVMRSAQMGNEQLLQERIRIGQPVEFTPFTYQIDYPFQRVAHHTAFVNVYYQPSRRVKCSWQTTYQADDRRENRIRRMNHSDIPSVSLFLQSLQSQWHWSKLSDRWKTEWGAQGMLMKNSNERGTGVVPVIPNYTETTLGAYALRKYLGDTWGVEGGTRFDYQLTRADGYDWTGHRYGGSRHFENVTFTLGAHQHFTKQLTLASNVGMAWRAPHVYELFSNGNELSSGMFVRGDSTLRSEQSYKWVTSLSYANTWVQARVDGYVQWINHYIYDYPTHENIVVVSGAYPVFQYVQTNALFRGVDVDAHFYPLRTIDYRVFASWIWANEQRTKAYLPYIPSFKLTQQLSWKPAVSGAWHPSVGIEHRYVAKQRRFNAATDLTDDTPAAYHLVGFNCGVTWKMPHHQQLSLLFEGTNVLNQLYKEYTNRSRYYAHDLGRDIRCTLRWKFN; translated from the coding sequence ATGAATAAAAAGGAAAAACTATGGCTTATCATCCTATTGTCGTGTATGTTGATGAGCAATAGAACGTTGGTGAGTGCGCAGGATATTGAACACATACCTCGGCAACATCTAAAAGATACCATTACTTTGGGCGAGGTAGTGGTGAAGAGTAAGCGACAAATTGTTACGCCCAACAGTGTGAGTGCCACACTCACTCAAGATGATATTGCCCGTGCCGCGGGTAAGTCTTTGGCGTCGATGTTAGAGAACGTCAGTGGGGTGAGCATGCTTCAGACGGGTTCCAACGTTGCCAAACCCGTGATACACGGCATGTATGGCAACCGAATATTGGTAGTGAGCCGAGGCGCTAAGCTTACCGGACAGCAGTGGGGGATAGACCATGCGCCGGAAATCGACAAGAATGCCTTCAACGACGTGGTGGTTGTGAAAGGCTCTGAGTCGGTAAGATATGGCGCTGAGGCATTGGGTGGTATCATCTTGATGAATGCCAAACCCTTGCCGTATGGCGCTCCTCAGATGCAAGCCGACGTGATGAGCTACTATGGAAGCAACGGACGGCAGATGGGAACGGTAGGATACATGCAGGGAACGATGCCTTTTAACCGCCAAATAGCGTGGAGCTTGCAAGGCACTTTTGAACACTCGGGCGACCGAAGTACGGCGGCTTATCTGCTTAACAACACGGGCATGCGGCAACGCAACGCCGTTTTTTCGCTTGGATACCAGCACAACCAGTGGCGCATTGAGACGGGTTACAGCTTGTTTTGGCAGAAAATGGGGGTGATGCGTAGTGCGCAAATGGGCAACGAGCAGTTGCTGCAAGAGCGCATCAGGATAGGGCAACCGGTTGAGTTTACGCCTTTTACCTATCAAATAGATTATCCCTTTCAGCGCGTGGCGCATCATACCGCCTTTGTCAATGTTTATTATCAGCCCAGTAGGCGCGTGAAATGCAGTTGGCAAACCACCTATCAAGCCGACGACAGGCGTGAAAATCGCATCCGTCGCATGAACCATTCGGACATCCCTTCGGTTAGTCTTTTCTTGCAATCACTGCAATCACAATGGCATTGGAGTAAACTGTCTGACCGTTGGAAGACAGAGTGGGGGGCGCAAGGTATGCTCATGAAGAATAGTAATGAGCGTGGAACGGGAGTGGTACCTGTAATACCCAACTATACAGAGACCACCCTTGGTGCTTATGCGTTGCGCAAATATCTGGGCGATACATGGGGTGTAGAGGGCGGAACAAGGTTTGATTACCAGCTTACCCGTGCCGATGGTTACGATTGGACCGGGCATCGATACGGCGGAAGCAGGCACTTTGAGAACGTTACCTTTACGCTTGGGGCACATCAGCATTTTACCAAACAACTGACACTTGCCTCGAACGTGGGCATGGCATGGCGCGCACCACACGTTTACGAACTGTTTAGTAATGGCAACGAGCTAAGCTCTGGCATGTTTGTGCGTGGCGACTCCACGCTCCGTTCAGAGCAGAGTTACAAGTGGGTGACCTCACTCAGCTACGCCAACACATGGGTGCAAGCCCGGGTGGATGGATATGTGCAATGGATTAATCATTACATTTACGATTATCCTACGCACGAGAACATCGTCGTAGTGTCTGGAGCATACCCCGTATTTCAATACGTTCAGACCAATGCCTTGTTTCGTGGAGTGGATGTAGATGCGCATTTTTACCCCTTGCGTACGATTGATTATCGCGTGTTTGCATCATGGATATGGGCAAACGAACAACGAACCAAGGCGTATTTGCCGTACATTCCGTCGTTTAAGCTCACACAACAACTGTCGTGGAAGCCTGCTGTCAGTGGGGCTTGGCATCCTTCTGTGGGCATTGAACATCGCTATGTAGCCAAACAACGCAGGTTTAATGCGGCTACCGATCTAACAGATGATACGCCTGCGGCATACCATTTGGTGGGCTTTAACTGTGGTGTTACCTGGAAAATGCCTCACCATCAACAACTATCCTTGTTGTTCGAAGGAACCAATGTGTTGAATCAATTGTATAAGGAGTACACCAATCGAAGTCGTTATTATGCACACGACTTGGGTAGGGACATTCGTTGTACCCTTCGCTGGAAGTTTAATTGA
- a CDS encoding type II toxin-antitoxin system Phd/YefM family antitoxin, translated as MKIIDILRYATDPISYMDEVANGNETLLVQRPGDKSVVILPMEEYNRLKAIEWRQQSNEPPTPCDNNK; from the coding sequence ATGAAAATAATAGATATCCTAAGATACGCGACCGACCCCATCAGCTACATGGATGAAGTGGCCAACGGCAACGAAACGCTGTTGGTACAACGCCCAGGTGACAAGAGTGTGGTGATACTTCCCATGGAAGAGTACAACCGCCTGAAAGCCATTGAATGGCGACAACAATCAAACGAGCCCCCTACCCCATGCGATAACAACAAATAA
- the polA gene encoding DNA polymerase I: MDKLFLLDAYALIYRSYYAFINNPRINSKGLNTSAIMGFCNTLNEVLTKENPTYIGVAFDHGLTFRNEAFPAYKAQREATPEDIKKAVPIIKQILEAYHIPSLQVDGFEADDVIGTLAMKSGKKGIDTYMLTPDKDYGQLVRKNVFMYRPRHGGGYETLGVKEICDKYNITTPLQVIDLLALMGDSADNFPGCPGVGEKTASKLINQFGSVEELLKRTAEIKGKLREKVENAIEDIKMSQFLATIRTDVPIELNLDELKLKQPDENKLAEIFTELEFKTFANRILNKSQNNPKTANKQLNLFAESSAIGQIEPKNASFESLKTGHYEYKLIDSQEEAHRICDFFLTNKILSLDTETTSTNPMEAELVGLSFAVEPKKAFYVPVPANREDAVNLVKIFKPLYENEEIVKVGQNIKYDMEVLRNYGIELKGPMFDTMIAHYVLQPELRHNMDYMAEVYLNYQTIHIEELIGERGKNQKNMRDLAPTDVYLYACEDADITLQLKNALEPKLKEAGVANLFYQMEMPLVNVLAEMEMNGVRIDTEALKETSENFTKRMLDLEHQIHELAGESFNVSSPKQVGDILFGKLQIAEKPKKTKTGQFVTSEEELQKYAAGNEIVTLILDYRGLKKLLGTYVDALPKLINPRTGHIHTSFNQTVTATGRLSSSDPNLQNIPVRGEDGKEIRKCFIPEDGCLFFSADYSQIELRVMAHLSGDKHMIEAFEHGYDIHAATAAKIYGKDMKDVTRDERTKAKRANFGIIYGITVFGLAERLGIDRNEAKQLIDGYFTTFPQVYDYMEQAKTTAREQGYVETFFHRRRYLPDINSRNATVRGFAERNAINAPIQGSAADIIKVAMIRIYERFKRENIQSKMILQVHDELNFSVLPEEKEQVERIVMEEMQNAYPLRVPLIADGGWGKNWLEAH, from the coding sequence ATGGACAAACTGTTTCTCTTGGACGCCTATGCACTCATTTATAGGTCGTATTACGCATTCATCAACAACCCGCGTATCAACTCCAAAGGCCTCAATACATCGGCTATCATGGGCTTTTGCAACACCCTCAACGAGGTGTTGACAAAAGAGAATCCCACATATATTGGCGTGGCATTCGACCATGGACTTACCTTTAGGAACGAGGCTTTCCCCGCTTACAAGGCTCAACGGGAAGCCACACCCGAAGACATTAAGAAAGCGGTACCTATCATCAAACAAATATTGGAGGCCTACCACATTCCAAGTTTGCAAGTAGACGGCTTCGAAGCCGACGATGTTATCGGCACATTAGCGATGAAATCGGGCAAAAAAGGCATTGATACTTATATGCTTACCCCTGACAAAGACTATGGACAATTGGTGAGAAAGAACGTCTTCATGTACCGTCCACGGCACGGAGGGGGTTACGAAACGCTGGGTGTAAAAGAGATATGCGACAAATACAACATCACTACCCCACTACAAGTCATCGACCTTTTGGCACTGATGGGTGACTCGGCAGACAACTTTCCGGGGTGTCCAGGCGTGGGAGAAAAGACCGCTTCAAAACTTATCAATCAGTTTGGCTCTGTGGAGGAGCTGTTGAAACGAACCGCAGAGATTAAAGGTAAGTTGCGCGAGAAAGTGGAGAATGCCATCGAGGATATTAAGATGTCCCAATTCTTGGCAACCATTCGCACCGATGTCCCCATCGAGTTAAATCTGGATGAATTGAAGTTGAAACAACCTGATGAAAATAAATTGGCCGAAATCTTCACCGAATTGGAATTCAAAACGTTCGCCAACAGAATCCTTAATAAATCACAAAATAACCCAAAAACAGCAAACAAACAGCTCAATCTCTTTGCAGAATCCTCGGCAATTGGGCAGATTGAGCCAAAAAACGCGAGTTTTGAGAGCCTTAAAACGGGTCATTACGAATACAAACTCATTGATAGTCAAGAAGAAGCGCATCGGATTTGTGACTTTTTCTTAACAAATAAAATTCTCAGTCTAGACACAGAGACCACTTCAACCAACCCCATGGAGGCAGAATTGGTTGGTTTGAGCTTTGCTGTTGAGCCGAAAAAGGCATTTTATGTGCCTGTTCCGGCTAACCGTGAAGATGCCGTAAATCTTGTTAAAATATTCAAACCTCTCTATGAAAACGAGGAGATTGTGAAAGTAGGACAAAATATCAAGTACGACATGGAGGTGCTTCGCAATTACGGTATCGAACTAAAAGGACCGATGTTCGACACCATGATCGCCCATTATGTGCTGCAACCTGAACTTCGTCACAACATGGATTACATGGCGGAGGTGTACCTCAACTATCAAACCATTCATATTGAAGAACTGATTGGCGAGCGAGGAAAGAACCAAAAGAACATGCGCGACCTCGCTCCTACCGATGTTTACCTGTACGCTTGCGAAGATGCAGACATCACATTACAACTTAAAAACGCGCTCGAACCTAAACTCAAGGAAGCCGGAGTCGCTAATCTGTTCTACCAAATGGAAATGCCTTTGGTGAACGTACTGGCCGAAATGGAAATGAACGGCGTGCGCATAGACACCGAAGCGTTGAAGGAAACGTCAGAAAACTTCACCAAACGAATGCTGGATTTGGAGCATCAGATTCACGAACTGGCTGGCGAGTCATTTAATGTGTCATCTCCTAAACAGGTGGGCGACATTCTTTTCGGCAAATTACAAATAGCCGAAAAGCCCAAAAAGACAAAGACCGGGCAGTTTGTTACCAGTGAAGAGGAACTACAAAAATATGCGGCTGGCAACGAAATAGTAACCCTCATCTTAGATTACCGTGGACTGAAGAAACTCTTGGGAACGTATGTCGATGCCCTACCCAAGCTCATCAATCCCCGAACAGGACACATCCACACCTCGTTCAACCAAACCGTAACGGCCACAGGTCGGCTCTCCTCGAGCGATCCCAACCTGCAAAACATCCCCGTACGGGGCGAGGATGGGAAGGAAATACGCAAGTGTTTCATCCCCGAAGACGGTTGTTTGTTCTTCTCTGCTGATTATAGTCAGATAGAATTGCGTGTCATGGCGCATCTCAGTGGTGACAAACACATGATCGAGGCTTTTGAACATGGCTATGACATCCATGCTGCTACCGCTGCCAAAATATACGGAAAGGACATGAAAGACGTGACGCGTGATGAACGAACCAAAGCCAAACGCGCCAACTTCGGCATCATCTATGGCATCACGGTGTTTGGCTTGGCAGAACGATTGGGCATCGATCGGAACGAAGCCAAACAGCTTATCGACGGCTATTTCACCACCTTTCCGCAGGTATACGACTACATGGAACAGGCTAAAACAACGGCTCGCGAGCAAGGATATGTGGAAACATTCTTCCATCGCCGCCGCTATCTCCCCGATATCAACAGCCGCAACGCTACCGTTCGTGGTTTTGCAGAGCGCAATGCTATCAATGCCCCCATCCAAGGGTCGGCTGCCGACATCATCAAGGTGGCGATGATACGCATTTACGAACGGTTCAAACGAGAGAACATCCAATCAAAAATGATTCTTCAGGTACACGACGAACTTAATTTCAGCGTGCTGCCCGAGGAGAAAGAGCAGGTTGAACGCATCGTGATGGAAGAGATGCAAAACGCTTATCCGCTGCGGGTTCCACTGATAGCCGATGGCGGTTGGGGTAAAAACTGGCTGGAAGCGCACTAA
- a CDS encoding polyprenyl synthetase family protein, with translation MDYLSLIQQPIVDELNDFDYLYNESLSHGDGLLSQALSHIRQRKGKRMRPMLILLIAKNFSGVTSTAQHAAVGLELLHTASLVHDDVVDESGERRGQASVNATYDNKVAVLVGDYILSTALLQVSFTHSEAIIQNLANLGRTLSNGEILQLSNIQNQDISEEVYYQVIKQKTAALFESCAVIGAQAGKATPEEVEAAREFGQTLGIIFQIRDDIFDYFESKEIGKPTGNDMVEGKLTLPVIYALNSTHDATMLQLAHKVKENTVTPDEIAQLVTFTKQQGGIEYAEQRMGELHQQALAFIDMHVADADIKKALQAYIDYVVKRTK, from the coding sequence ATGGACTATTTATCCTTGATACAACAACCTATTGTCGATGAATTGAATGACTTTGATTACCTGTATAATGAATCATTGTCACACGGTGATGGACTGCTCTCGCAAGCACTTTCTCACATTCGTCAACGAAAGGGAAAGCGCATGCGGCCCATGCTTATTTTGTTAATAGCGAAGAACTTTAGTGGGGTTACCTCGACCGCCCAACATGCTGCGGTGGGCTTGGAACTGCTGCATACCGCCAGCCTTGTCCACGATGATGTGGTGGACGAGAGTGGCGAACGTCGTGGACAGGCATCGGTGAATGCTACCTATGACAACAAAGTGGCGGTGCTGGTGGGCGATTATATCCTGTCAACGGCTTTGTTGCAGGTTTCTTTCACCCATTCGGAAGCCATTATTCAAAACCTTGCCAACCTTGGTAGAACCTTGTCGAATGGTGAGATTTTGCAGCTGAGCAATATCCAGAATCAGGACATTTCGGAAGAAGTATATTACCAAGTCATTAAGCAAAAGACGGCTGCTTTGTTCGAATCGTGTGCCGTGATTGGCGCACAAGCAGGCAAAGCAACACCCGAAGAGGTGGAGGCAGCTCGTGAATTTGGACAGACGTTGGGTATTATTTTCCAGATTAGGGATGATATTTTCGATTATTTTGAATCGAAAGAGATTGGCAAACCCACTGGCAATGATATGGTAGAGGGGAAACTTACCCTCCCTGTTATTTATGCCTTGAATTCTACGCACGATGCCACCATGCTTCAATTGGCACATAAGGTGAAGGAAAACACGGTGACGCCCGATGAAATCGCACAATTGGTAACTTTCACCAAGCAGCAGGGTGGCATTGAATATGCCGAACAACGCATGGGCGAATTGCATCAACAAGCATTGGCTTTTATAGACATGCATGTGGCGGATGCCGATATTAAGAAGGCTTTGCAGGCCTATATCGACTATGTGGTGAAGCGTACTAAATAA